The following proteins are co-located in the Neofelis nebulosa isolate mNeoNeb1 chromosome 18, mNeoNeb1.pri, whole genome shotgun sequence genome:
- the CORO1A gene encoding coronin-1A isoform X2 gives MSRQVVRSSKFRHVFGQPAKADQCYEDVRVSQTTWDSGFCAVNPKFVALICEASGGGAFLVLSLGKTGRVDKNAPMVCGHTAPVLDIAWCPHNDNVIASGSEDCTVMVWEIPDGGLTLPLREPVVTLEGHTKRVGIVAWHPTAQNVLLSAGCDNVILVWDVGTGAAVLTLGSDVHPDTIYSVDWSRDGALICTSCRDKRVRIIEPRKGTVVAEKDRPHEGTRPVRAVFVTDGKILTTGFSRMSERQVALWDTKHLEEPLSLQELDTSSGVLLPFFDPDTNIVYLCGKGDSSIRYFEITSEAPYLHYLSMFSSKESQRGMGYMPKRGLEVNKCEIARFYKLHERRCEPIAMTVPRKSDLFQEDLYPPTAGPDAALTAEEWLKGQDAGPLLISLKDGYVPPKSRELRVNRGLDTGRRKAAPEDAIHRLEEEMKKLQATVQELQKRLESLEETVQAK, from the exons ATGAGCCGGCAGGTGGTCCGCTCCAGCAAGTTCCGCCACGTGTTTGGACAGCCAGCCAAGGCCGACCAGTGCTATGAGGACGTGCGCGTCTCACAGACCACCTGGGACAGTGGCTTTTGTGCTGTCAACCCCAAGTTCGTTGCCCTGATCTGTGaggccagcgggggaggggccttCCTGGTGCTATCCCTGGGCAAG ACTGGACGTGTGGACAAGAACGCGCCCATGGTCTGTGGCCACACAGCCCCGGTGCTGGACATCGCCTGGTGCCCACACAATGATAATGTCATTGCCAGTGGCTCTGAGGATTGCACAGTCATG GTGTGGGAGATCCCTGATGGGGGCCTGACGCTGCCCCTGAGGGAGCCTGTCGTCACCCTGGAGGGCCACACCAAGCGCGTGGGCATCGTGGCCTGGCACCCCACAGCCCAGAATGTGCTGCTCAGTGCAG GTTGCGACAACGTGATCCTGGTGTGGGACGTGGGCACCGGGGCGGCTGTGCTGACGCTCGGCTCAGACGTGCACCCGGACACAATCTACAGTGTGGACTGGAGCCGAGATGGCGCGCTCATTTGCACCTCCTGCCGCGACAAGCGCGTGCGCATCATCGAGCCCCGCAAAGGCACTGTTGTAGCT gAGAAGGACCGTCCCCATGAGGGGACCCGGCCTGTGCGTGCCGTGTTTGTAACTGATGGGAAGATCCTGACCACAGGCTTCAGCCGCATGAGTGAGCGGCAGGTGGCGCTGTGGGACACG AAGCACCTGGAAGAGCCACTGTCCCTGCAGGAACTGGACACGAGCAGTGGCGTCCTGCTGCCCTTCTTTGACCCCGACACCAACATAGTCTACCTCTGTGGCAAG GGTGACAGCTCCATCCGGTACTTCGAGATCACTTCCGAGGCCCCATATCTGCACTATCTCTCCATGTTCAGTTCCAAGGAGTCCCAGCGGGGCATGGGCTACATGCCCAAACGCGGCCTGGAGGTGAACAAGTGTGAGATTGCCAG ATTCTACAAGCTGCACGAGCGGAGGTGTGAGCCCATTGCCATGACAGTGCCTAGAAAG TCGGACCTGTTCCAGGAGGACCTTTACCCACCCACCGCGGGGCCTGACGCTGCCCTCACGGCTGAGGAGTGGCTGAAGGGCCAGGATGCCGGGCCCCTCCTCATTTCCCTCAAGGATGGCTATGTGCCCCCAAAGAGCCGAGAGCTGAGGGTCAACCGGGGCCTGGACACAGGGCGCAGAAAGGCAGCACCAGAG GACGCCATACACCGGCTGGAGGAGGAAATGAAGAAGCTCCAGGCCACAGTGCAGGAGCTACAGAAGCGCTTGGAGAGTCTGGAGGAGACAGTCCAGGCCAAGTAG
- the CORO1A gene encoding coronin-1A isoform X1, protein MSRQVVRSSKFRHVFGQPAKADQCYEDVRVSQTTWDSGFCAVNPKFVALICEASGGGAFLVLSLGKTGRVDKNAPMVCGHTAPVLDIAWCPHNDNVIASGSEDCTVMVWEIPDGGLTLPLREPVVTLEGHTKRVGIVAWHPTAQNVLLSAGCDNVILVWDVGTGAAVLTLGSDVHPDTIYSVDWSRDGALICTSCRDKRVRIIEPRKGTVVAEKDRPHEGTRPVRAVFVTDGKILTTGFSRMSERQVALWDTKHLEEPLSLQELDTSSGVLLPFFDPDTNIVYLCGKGDSSIRYFEITSEAPYLHYLSMFSSKESQRGMGYMPKRGLEVNKCEIARFYKLHERRCEPIAMTVPRKSDLFQEDLYPPTAGPDAALTAEEWLKGQDAGPLLISLKDGYVPPKSRELRVNRGLDTGRRKAAPEAGGTPSSDAIHRLEEEMKKLQATVQELQKRLESLEETVQAK, encoded by the exons ATGAGCCGGCAGGTGGTCCGCTCCAGCAAGTTCCGCCACGTGTTTGGACAGCCAGCCAAGGCCGACCAGTGCTATGAGGACGTGCGCGTCTCACAGACCACCTGGGACAGTGGCTTTTGTGCTGTCAACCCCAAGTTCGTTGCCCTGATCTGTGaggccagcgggggaggggccttCCTGGTGCTATCCCTGGGCAAG ACTGGACGTGTGGACAAGAACGCGCCCATGGTCTGTGGCCACACAGCCCCGGTGCTGGACATCGCCTGGTGCCCACACAATGATAATGTCATTGCCAGTGGCTCTGAGGATTGCACAGTCATG GTGTGGGAGATCCCTGATGGGGGCCTGACGCTGCCCCTGAGGGAGCCTGTCGTCACCCTGGAGGGCCACACCAAGCGCGTGGGCATCGTGGCCTGGCACCCCACAGCCCAGAATGTGCTGCTCAGTGCAG GTTGCGACAACGTGATCCTGGTGTGGGACGTGGGCACCGGGGCGGCTGTGCTGACGCTCGGCTCAGACGTGCACCCGGACACAATCTACAGTGTGGACTGGAGCCGAGATGGCGCGCTCATTTGCACCTCCTGCCGCGACAAGCGCGTGCGCATCATCGAGCCCCGCAAAGGCACTGTTGTAGCT gAGAAGGACCGTCCCCATGAGGGGACCCGGCCTGTGCGTGCCGTGTTTGTAACTGATGGGAAGATCCTGACCACAGGCTTCAGCCGCATGAGTGAGCGGCAGGTGGCGCTGTGGGACACG AAGCACCTGGAAGAGCCACTGTCCCTGCAGGAACTGGACACGAGCAGTGGCGTCCTGCTGCCCTTCTTTGACCCCGACACCAACATAGTCTACCTCTGTGGCAAG GGTGACAGCTCCATCCGGTACTTCGAGATCACTTCCGAGGCCCCATATCTGCACTATCTCTCCATGTTCAGTTCCAAGGAGTCCCAGCGGGGCATGGGCTACATGCCCAAACGCGGCCTGGAGGTGAACAAGTGTGAGATTGCCAG ATTCTACAAGCTGCACGAGCGGAGGTGTGAGCCCATTGCCATGACAGTGCCTAGAAAG TCGGACCTGTTCCAGGAGGACCTTTACCCACCCACCGCGGGGCCTGACGCTGCCCTCACGGCTGAGGAGTGGCTGAAGGGCCAGGATGCCGGGCCCCTCCTCATTTCCCTCAAGGATGGCTATGTGCCCCCAAAGAGCCGAGAGCTGAGGGTCAACCGGGGCCTGGACACAGGGCGCAGAAAGGCAGCACCAGAGGCCGGTGGTACCCCCAGCTCG GACGCCATACACCGGCTGGAGGAGGAAATGAAGAAGCTCCAGGCCACAGTGCAGGAGCTACAGAAGCGCTTGGAGAGTCTGGAGGAGACAGTCCAGGCCAAGTAG